The following are encoded together in the Planctomycetota bacterium genome:
- the purB gene encoding adenylosuccinate lyase produces the protein MQRLWSDAHRAQLWRRVWLAVAQSQHELGVDIPKAAIDAMRDNLHTTDFAAVAHHEKRLRHDVMAHVHAFGESALAAQGFIHLGLTSQDVICNADALVLREALGLIAVKFARAIDRVATFAAKHRDLPCLGYTHFQPAQPLSLGKRATLWGQDFAIALEDIERRLAGVRLKGLRGATGTQFSFLALLGDAARVDQLEAKFCAHLQWNPDDVWSVCGQTSPRVFEATVLNALAVGASAIHKCCNDIRLLANLREVEEPFEKDQIGSSAMPYKRNPMRCERATGLARFVIGLASVGMSTASEQWLERTLDDSSARRLSLPEAFLALDGALDVMINVLGGLVVNESVIAHRLANELPFVATEDILIAAVRAGVDREKAHDSLRRHALAAADRVKNGATNDLASRLAGDPLLAKVDIARALDAKRLTGRSGEQTDRWIANVAAPFRKKYAATLAHEPSLKV, from the coding sequence ATGCAGCGTCTCTGGTCGGACGCGCACCGCGCCCAGCTCTGGCGGCGGGTCTGGCTGGCGGTGGCCCAGAGTCAGCACGAGCTCGGCGTCGACATTCCCAAGGCCGCGATCGACGCGATGCGCGACAATCTCCACACAACCGACTTCGCCGCGGTCGCGCACCACGAGAAGCGACTGCGCCACGACGTGATGGCCCACGTGCACGCCTTCGGCGAGTCGGCGCTGGCGGCGCAGGGGTTCATCCATCTCGGGTTGACCAGTCAGGACGTGATCTGCAACGCCGATGCCCTGGTGCTGCGCGAGGCGCTGGGTCTGATCGCCGTCAAGTTCGCCCGCGCCATCGACCGCGTCGCCACCTTCGCCGCCAAGCACCGCGACCTGCCCTGCCTTGGATACACGCACTTCCAGCCGGCCCAGCCTCTCTCCCTGGGCAAACGGGCCACGCTTTGGGGTCAGGATTTCGCCATCGCGCTGGAGGACATCGAGCGGCGCCTCGCCGGCGTGCGCCTCAAGGGCCTGCGCGGCGCCACCGGCACGCAATTTTCCTTCCTGGCCTTGTTGGGCGACGCCGCCCGTGTCGACCAACTCGAAGCCAAGTTCTGCGCCCATCTGCAATGGAATCCCGATGATGTCTGGAGCGTGTGCGGGCAGACCTCGCCCCGCGTCTTCGAGGCCACCGTGCTCAACGCCCTGGCGGTCGGCGCCAGCGCCATCCACAAATGCTGCAACGACATTCGCCTGCTGGCCAACCTGCGCGAAGTCGAAGAGCCTTTTGAAAAAGATCAAATCGGTTCAAGCGCCATGCCCTACAAGCGCAACCCGATGCGCTGCGAGCGAGCCACCGGCCTGGCCCGCTTCGTGATCGGCCTCGCCTCGGTGGGCATGTCGACTGCGAGCGAGCAGTGGCTGGAGCGCACGCTGGATGACTCCAGCGCGCGACGACTCTCCCTGCCCGAGGCCTTCCTCGCCTTGGACGGCGCGCTGGACGTGATGATCAACGTGCTCGGCGGCCTGGTGGTGAATGAGAGCGTGATCGCGCATCGCCTGGCCAACGAGCTGCCCTTCGTGGCCACCGAGGACATCCTGATCGCCGCGGTGCGGGCCGGCGTCGACCGCGAGAAGGCTCACGACTCCCTGCGCCGCCATGCCTTGGCTGCCGCCGACCGCGTGAAGAATGGCGCCACCAATGACCTCGCTTCACGACTCGCCGGCGACCCGCTGCTGGCCAAGGTCGACATCGCCAGGGCCCTCGACGCCAAGCGCCTGACCGGCCGCAGCGGCGAGCAAACTGATCGCTGGATCGCCAATGTCGCGGCGCCGTTTCGCAAAAAGTACGCCGCCACCCTCGCCCATGAGCCTTCGCTGAAGGTTTGA
- a CDS encoding isochorismatase family protein, translating to MLHPRLRINDAALLVVDLQTKFAKHIAKWDFVVTNAGILVRMANELAIPVIVTEQNPQSLGSTIPEITGLLPKGTPVFAKTRFSAYTSEVAAQLRSLNRSQVLICGIEAQVCVLQTVLDLAANGRQPFLVTDAISAVDASQIAPAFRRMEHANGISTGTLSAMYELMQDSTHPKFKACLDLAKQICF from the coding sequence ATGCTTCATCCCCGCCTTCGAATCAATGATGCCGCACTGCTGGTGGTCGACCTGCAGACGAAATTCGCCAAGCACATCGCCAAGTGGGATTTCGTGGTCACTAATGCCGGCATCCTGGTGCGCATGGCCAATGAACTGGCGATCCCAGTCATCGTGACCGAGCAGAATCCGCAAAGTCTGGGTTCAACGATCCCCGAAATAACTGGACTCCTTCCCAAGGGCACACCGGTCTTCGCCAAAACCCGTTTCAGCGCCTACACCAGCGAGGTCGCCGCCCAGCTTCGCTCTCTGAATCGATCGCAGGTCCTCATTTGTGGAATCGAGGCCCAGGTCTGCGTCCTTCAAACAGTGCTCGATCTGGCCGCCAACGGCCGGCAGCCTTTTCTGGTCACGGACGCCATATCGGCCGTGGATGCATCGCAAATCGCCCCGGCCTTTCGGCGAATGGAGCACGCCAACGGCATTTCCACCGGAACCCTCTCCGCGATGTACGAATTGATGCAGGATTCAACGCATCCCAAAT